The following coding sequences lie in one Miscanthus floridulus cultivar M001 unplaced genomic scaffold, ASM1932011v1 fs_58_1_2, whole genome shotgun sequence genomic window:
- the LOC136532362 gene encoding MADS-box transcription factor 55-like isoform X2, with the protein MARERREIRRIENTAARQVTYSKRRRGLFKKAEELAVLCDADVALVVFSATGKLSQFASSSMNDIIDKYSTHSKNLGKSHQQPPIDLNVEQSKYTGLNEQLAEATHGLRQMRGEDLEGLSVEELHQMERKLEAGLHRVLSTKDQLFTQQISELQQKLEDENRRLKEQMPQVLTAGTMVVAAGAENILTEDGQSSESVMTALHSGSSLDNDDGSDISLKLSLA; encoded by the exons ATGGCGCGCGAGAGGCGGGAGATACGGCGGATAGAGAACACGGCAGCGCGGCAGGTGACCTACTCCAAGCGCCGGCGCGGGCTGTTCAAGAAGGCGGAGGAGCTCGCCGTGCTCTGCGATGCCGACGTCGCGCTCGTCGTCTTCTCCGCCACCGGCAAGCTCTCGCAGTTCGCGAGCTCCAG TATGAATGATATCATTGACAAGTACAGTACACATTCTAAGAATCTGGGGAAATCACATCAGCAGCCTCCTATTGATTTGAAT GTAGAGCAGAGCAAGTATACTGGTTTGAACGAGCAACTTGCAGAAGCAACTCATGGACTTAG ACAGATGAGAGGTGAAGACCTTGAGGGATTGAGTGTAGAGGAATTGCACCAAATGGAAAGGAAACTTGAAGCCGGACTGCATAGAGTGCTTAGTACAAAG GACCAGCTATtcacacaacaaatcagcgaattaCAACAAAAG CTGGAAGATGAGAACAGGCGTCTAAAAGAACAA ATGCCTCAGGTGCTAACGGCTGGCACAATGGTGGTTGCTGCTGGTGCAGAAAATATCCTCACTGAAGATGGACAGTCGTCTGAATCTGTAATGACTGCATTGCATTCAGGAAGCTCGCTCGATAATGATGATGGTTCTGATATATCCTTGAAGTTATC GTTGGCTTGA
- the LOC136532362 gene encoding MADS-box transcription factor 55-like isoform X1, whose translation MARERREIRRIENTAARQVTYSKRRRGLFKKAEELAVLCDADVALVVFSATGKLSQFASSSMNDIIDKYSTHSKNLGKSHQQPPIDLNVEQSKYTGLNEQLAEATHGLRQMRGEDLEGLSVEELHQMERKLEAGLHRVLSTKDQLFTQQISELQQKGTQLEDENRRLKEQMPQVLTAGTMVVAAGAENILTEDGQSSESVMTALHSGSSLDNDDGSDISLKLSLA comes from the exons ATGGCGCGCGAGAGGCGGGAGATACGGCGGATAGAGAACACGGCAGCGCGGCAGGTGACCTACTCCAAGCGCCGGCGCGGGCTGTTCAAGAAGGCGGAGGAGCTCGCCGTGCTCTGCGATGCCGACGTCGCGCTCGTCGTCTTCTCCGCCACCGGCAAGCTCTCGCAGTTCGCGAGCTCCAG TATGAATGATATCATTGACAAGTACAGTACACATTCTAAGAATCTGGGGAAATCACATCAGCAGCCTCCTATTGATTTGAAT GTAGAGCAGAGCAAGTATACTGGTTTGAACGAGCAACTTGCAGAAGCAACTCATGGACTTAG ACAGATGAGAGGTGAAGACCTTGAGGGATTGAGTGTAGAGGAATTGCACCAAATGGAAAGGAAACTTGAAGCCGGACTGCATAGAGTGCTTAGTACAAAG GACCAGCTATtcacacaacaaatcagcgaattaCAACAAAAG GGCACACAGCTGGAAGATGAGAACAGGCGTCTAAAAGAACAA ATGCCTCAGGTGCTAACGGCTGGCACAATGGTGGTTGCTGCTGGTGCAGAAAATATCCTCACTGAAGATGGACAGTCGTCTGAATCTGTAATGACTGCATTGCATTCAGGAAGCTCGCTCGATAATGATGATGGTTCTGATATATCCTTGAAGTTATC GTTGGCTTGA